TCCACGTCGACCGTAAGGTCCACACGGACGCCCGCCGCCTCCGCCGCCGCTGCCAGGTCGGCGAGTCCGGCGAGCCCCGGCAGCGGCCCGGTGTCCTCCTCGTCCGCATGCTCGGCGTCGCCGCCCGCGCCGCCGCGGAGCACCTGGAGGGTGGCCCGGAGCTCGGCGCGGGCGTCCCGGCAGGTGTCGGCGATCGAGTCGAGCGACTTGGCCATCGCCTGGCGGTCCAGCCGCTCGGGGTCGGCGATCAGGACATGCGCCGCGACGGAGGTCTGGACGCCGATGAGGGTGATGCTGTGCGCGAGCAGATCGTGCAGATCGCGGGCGATGCGCAGCCGTTCCTCGGCGACCCGCCGGGCCGCCTCGTCCTCGCGGGTCCGCTCGGCGCGTTCGGCCCGTTCCAGGATCGCGGCGATGTACTTGCGGTGGATGCGGACCGCCTCGCCGATCACCACGACCGACAGCACCCAGCCGGAGGTGCGCAGCATGTCGAGACTGGCGTGCGGCTTCCCGCTCAGGGCCATCACCGACACCATGATCGAGATCACGGCGGTGACGGTGAGGAAGGACCGCAGCGGCGGGCCCATGACGGCGAGCGTGTAGACGGCGAGAAGCCCGGCCGGGACGACCGCGAGATGGACGTTGCCCATGGCGTGGTACGGCCCGACCATGAACACCACCAGCACGGTGACCACCATCGGGCTGTGCCGCCGCCCGATGAGCACCGTGGCGCTGGCGGCGAGCAGCGCCCAGCCGAAGGCGTCCGGGCGATGGCCGTTCCGGTCGGGGTTGAGCAGCACCAGGACCACCTGGAGGACCAGCACCGCACCGGCGATCCGGGCGTCCACCCGCCGCCGCCTGCGGGCCTCCTCCGGGGCCTCCGCGGGGCGGGGGCCGTTGTGCAGGGCACGCGACGCGGAGGCGATCGCGCGGTGGAGGGCGGCGCGCGCGGCAGGGTGCCGGGCGTCGGCGGCACGCTCGGGCAGGGTGGTCGCCGAGTGGGTCGTAGGAGGTACGGGCACGGGCTCCATCCTCGGGGATCCGCCTCGGGCCGATCCATAGGGCTGTATGCGTTCCATAGGGCGGGTACGGATCCCATGGGGCGGTACGACCCCGGAGAGCGGCCAGGGAGCGGACTAGCGGACTAAGGGCGGCCAGGGGCGGTACGAAGGGGTGGCCCGGACCGGCCGTCCCCTGTGCGGCCGGTCCGGGCCGAGGAAGGGCGTCAGCCGCCGCGTACGGCGGGTTCGGGACGGGACCCGGCGGGGGAGCCGGCGGGGGACCCGGAGGCCGGCCCGTCCTGAGCGGGCGGGGCCGCCGAGGCGGGCGTACGGCGGAAGAGGGCGCCCGGCCACCACACCCACCGCTTCAGCAGCAGGCTCGCCGACGTCACCAGGTACGTCCGCACGAGGAAGGTGTCGAGCAGCACGCCGACCGCCACCACGAACCCCATCTCGGCCAGCATCACCATCGGCAGCGTGGCCAGCACCGCGAAGGTCGCCGCCAGCACCAGACCGGCCGAGGCGATCACCCCGCCCGTCGTGCGCAGGGCGGTCACCGCCGCGTCCGGGACGTCCGCCCCGCGCAGCGACTCCTCCCGCATCCGGTGCATCAGGAAGATGCCGTAGTCCACGCCGAGGGCGACCAGGAAGACGAAGGACAGCAGTGGCAGCCCGGGGTCGACCCCGGCGAAGCCGAAGACGGGGTCGAAGAAGAGCCCGCCGAGCCCCATCGCGGCGCCCCACACCGCGACCACGGCGACCACGAGGACCAGCGGCGCGACGAGGCTGCGCAGCAGGGCGGCGAGGATCAGCAGTACGGCGATCAGCACCAGCGGGATGACCAGCATCCGGTCACGGGCGTTGGTGTCCTTCAGATCGAGCTGCTGGGCGCTGGGTCCGCCGACCAGCGCGTCGGCGCCCTCGACCCGCACCAGACCCGAGCGCAGGGCGTGCAGCGCGGCCGTCTCCTCCGCCGACTGCGGGGCGCCCCGCGGGAAGACGTCGATCTCCGTCCAGCCGCCGCCGCTGCGCCCGGTGTCCGCCCGCGCGACCCCCTCCGTGTCGCGCGCCCGCCGCAGCACCTCGTCCGCCCCCGCGGTGCGCGCCATCACGCTGATGGGCTGGCTGCTGCTGTCCGGATAGGCATCGGCGAGGGTCTGGGTGGCGGCCACCGACTCGGGCTTGTCGGTGAAGGTGTCCTCCTGCTTGAGATTGCCCGGCAGATTGAGCACCCCGAGGGCGAGGACGCCCAGCAGCGCGGCACCGCCGAGGAGTACGGCATCGGGGCGGCGGCGGGCCGAACTGCCCATCGCCTCGAAGAACCCGCGCCGGGTGGCCCGCGGTTCACTGCCGTGGACGGGGATCAGTGGCCAGAACACCCGCCGCCCCAGCAGCACCAGCACCGCGGGCAGCAGCGTCATCATCGCGGCCAGCGCGCAGATGACCCCGACCGCGCCGACCGGGCCCAGTCCGCTGCTGCTGTTGAGGTCGGCGGCGAGCAGACACAGCAGCCCGGCGGCCACGGTGCCGCTGGAGGCGAGCACGGCCGGACCGCAGCCGCGCAGGGCCTCGCGCATGGCGTCGTACGGGGCGCGGTGGCGGCGCAGCTCCTCGCGGTAGCGGGACACGATCAGCAGGGCGTAGTCGGTGCCCGCGCCGAAGACCAGCACCGTCATGATCGAGGAGCTCATGCTGGTGACGATGAGGTCGAAGCCCTGGACGAGGCCGTAGACGATCGCCATCGCGGCCATGGCGGCGACGCCGACCACCCCGAGCGGCACCAGCCACAGCAGCGGACTGCGATAGGTGATGATCAACAGCAGGGCGACCACCCCGGCGGTGGCGAACATCAGCGTGCCGTCGGTGGAGGCGAAGACCTCCTGCGAGTCGGCGCTGAGCGCCCCGGGACCGCCGACCTGGACGGTCAGGCCCTCGGGGTGGGAGGCGAGTTCGGCGCGGACGTCCTTGACGGCGTCGGCCCGCTCCTTCTCGTCCGTCAGGCCGGTGAGCGCCATGGCGTACATCACGGTCGTGCCGTCCTTGGACGGGACGGCGCGCGGGGCCGTGCCACCGACGAGGTCATGGCGCCCCGCCACCTCGGCGACCCGCCCGCCGGCCGCCTTACGGTCGGCGTCGGTGAGCCCGCCGTCGCGGTGGAAGACGAGGACGAGGTCGATGGTGTCGCCACCGGGCAGCCGCTCCTGGAGCCGGGCCACCTGGGTGGAGTCGGCGCCCGCCGGGAGGTAGTCGACGGCGGTGTCGCGTTTGGCGCCCTCGAGCTTGCCCGCGAAGGGGACGGCGACGAGGAGCAGCAGCACCCAGCCCGCGATGACCGCCCAGGGCAGCGAGCGCCGCCGCTTGCCGCCGGCCGCGGCGGGCGGTGGCGCGTCCGGTTGTTGGTGATCTCCAGCGATCCCTGACGATGTCGTCTGCATGCCCCCAGGCTTCCGACGCCCGGGCGCCGATACCTCGCGCCGACGACGGAAATGGCGACTACTACGCCGGGGGCGGGACGGGGGTGATTACTCCCTGGGGAGTACGGAGAGCGGACCGAACCCTCCGCTCAGAACGCCGCCCTTGTGGCGGCGAGCAGGCGGGCCGTGTCGTCGGGACAGATCATCAGGGCCCGGCCGACCGTCTCCAGGACCGCGCGCTCGGCCGGGCGGTACGGGCCGTCGGCCACGGCGATCCGGGCGCCCTGGAGGAGGATGGCCTCCCGGCCGGTGGGGGCCAGATGCGGGGCCAGCGGCTCCAGGGCCTCGTGCAGCTCGATGGCCAGCGCCGTGCCGCACGGGTCCAGGCCGTCGCGCTCACCGCACGCGCCCGGCAGCCGCCCGGTGTCGGCGGCGAGGGCCTCGATGAGCGCGAGCAGCTGCTCCTCGCTACAGTCGGCGAACCCGGCGGCGCGCACCGCGCCGACCGCGACCTGCCGGACCGCCGTCGCCTCGGTGCCGCCCGCGGCGAGGACCGCGAGGGCCACGGTGTGCACCGCGTCGCGGAGCATCGCGGAGAAGCGGGTCGTGGTGGGGTGGTCGAGCACCTCCGTGCCGTAGCGGCTGCCGCAGGCCGCGCATTCCACGATGGGTGCGACCGGTCCGCGCGGCAGCACCGGCAGGCCGAGCACCACGATGCGGCGACGGCCGGTACGGCGGCGGTAGTTGCGGTCACCTCCGCATTCGGGGCAGAAGAACTCACCATCGCCGACGGTCCGCCACAGAGTGCGTACGCCTACCACACACAGGTCCCGGTCACGGCGGGCTCGCCGGTGCACCACGTCACACCTCCATAACGCTTCGGCCACGTTGCCGCGTTGACGTGATGCTAGCCACATCCATGATGTGACGTCAGTACCCCGAACGGAGACAACAGGCCAAACCCGAGGCCCCGCCCACCTCGCGGGGTGAACGGGGCCCATGTGGGTGACCAGGTCAACGGGGTGATGAAGTCATCCGATCAGACCGGTGAAAGATCACCTACGCATCTGAAAGGAATCCGAAGGATTCCGAAAGGATCACCGGCGCGCCCGGTTCACCGCGGAGACGACGGCCTTCAGGGAGGCGCGCACGATGTTGGCGTCGATGCCGACACCCCACAGCACCTGCCCGCCGATCGCGCACTCGATGTACGCGGCGGCCTGGGACGCGGCGCCCTCGCTCAGGGTGTGCTCGGAGTAGTCCAGCAGCCGTACGTCCACGTCGATCGCGCCCAGGGCGTCGAAGAAGGCCGCCAGCGGGCCGTTGCCGGTGCCGGTCAGCACCGTCTCGGCGCCGTCCACGACCGCCTCGACGGTGAGCGCGTCGGTCCCCTCGGTGGTGGTCGAGGTCTGCGCGCTGCGCAGCGAGATCCGGCCCCACTGGTTGTCGTCGGTCGGCAGGTACTCGTCCTGGAAGGTCGCCCAGATCTGGCCCGGGGTGACCTCGCCGCCCTCGGCGTCGGTCTTGGCCTGAATCGTCCTGGAGAACTCGATCTGCATCCTGCGCGGCAGGTCCAGGTTGTGGTCGTTCTTCAGGACATAGGCGATGCCGCCCTTGCCGGACTGCGAGTTGACGCGGATGACCGCCTCGTAGGAGCGGCCGACGTCCTTGGGGTCGATGGGCAGGTACGGGACGGCCCACTCGATCTCGTCCACCGTCTTGCCCTGCTCGGCCGCGCTCGCCTCCAGCGCCTCGAACCCCTTCTTGATGGCGTCCTGGTGGGAGCCGGAGAAGGCGGTGTAGACCAGATCGCCCGCGTAGGGGTGGCGCGGGTGGATCTCCATCTGGTTGCAGTACTCGGCGGTGCGGCGGATCTCGTCGATCTGCGAGAAGTCGATCTGCGGGTCGACGCCCTGGGAGAACAGGTTCATGCCCAGCGTCACCAGGTCCACATTGCCGGTGCGCTCGCCCTGGCCGAACAGGCAGCCCTCGATGCGGTCCGCCCCGGCCATGATCGCCAGCTCGGCGGCGGCGACGGCGGTGCCGCGGTCGTTGTGCGGATGCACCGACAGGCAGATGTGCTCGCGCCGGGACAGATGGCGTGACATCCACTCGAAGCGGTCCGCGTGGGTGGACGGGGTCGAGCGCTCGACGGTGGCCGGCAGATTCAGGATGATCTCGCGGCCCTCCTCGGGCTGCCAGACGTCCATGACGCCCTCGCAGACCTCCAGCGCGAAGTCCAGCTCGGTGTCGGTGAAGATCTCCGGGCTGTACTGGTAGCCGAAGACCGTGTCATCGCCGAGGATCTTGTCGGCGTACTCCACCACCAGCCGGGTGCCGTCCACCGCGATCTGCTTGACCTGCTCCCGGGTGCCGCGGAAGACGACGCGGCGGAAGGTGGGGGCGGTGGCGTTGTACAGGTGCAGGGTGGCCTTGTGCGCCCCGCGCAGCGACTCGACGGTGCGCTCGATCAGCTCCTCGCGCGCCTGGGTGAGGACGGAGATCGTCACGTCCTCCGGGATCGCGCCCTCCTCGATGATCGACCGTACGAAGTCGAAGTCGGTCTGGCCGGAGGAGGGGAAGCCGACCTCGATCTCCTTGTAGCCCATGCGCACCAGCAGGTCGAACATCTCGCGCTTGCGGGCCGGGGACATCGGGTCGATCAGCGCCTGGTTGCCGTCCCGCAGATCGGTGGACAGCCAGCGCGGGGCGACGGTGATGCGGTTGTCCGGCCAGGTGCGGTCCGGGATGTCGACGGCCTCGTACGGGCCGTACTTGTGGATCGGCATCCCCGAGGGGCGCTGGGTGACGGTCGCGGCGGTGATGGGGGTGGGACGGCCGACGGCGTCACCGGAGATCGCAGAGGTCTCGGAGGTCTCGGAGGTCTCGGAATGGCCAGGCGTGTCGGAGTGAGTCATGGTGCGCGGGGCTCCTTGGATAGTCCGCTGTCCGCTGGACGAATCCGCTGTGGCGGAAGTCCTGGGGCGACCGACGGGGCGTGATCAGAGCAACGCCGAACTCCGCGGGGAGGGGGTCGGCCGTTCGACTACAGGCCCTCGCCGCGGCAGCTAAGAAGAAGCAGCCCGAAACGCATGATGGAGAGCAGCTTAACCGAGACGCGCGGGCGGAGCGGACCCGTATCACTATGCGGACCGAAGCATGTGCTTCGGAGGAATACACATCTTCCACTCGATTTCAGCAATCATGACCGCAAGGCGTGACACGGGCACCACGCGATGCGACATTGCCAGCCATGGACGCCAATGCCAATCCCCGCCGGACCCGCCCTGCCCGCGGTCACCGCCACACCGCCTTCTGCACGATCGTGCCGCCGCACGTCCTGGACAAGCTGTCCCGTGCCGAGGACGCGTCGCTGGCCGAACCCGCCCGCCGCACGCTCGAGCACGACGCCCTCCAGCGCACCCGCCGCCGGATCACCACCGTGCGCGGCGTCCCCGCCGCGCGGGCCGCCGTGCCCTCCGACAAGCCCCGGCGCACCATCTACGACGCCCAGCACAGGACCTCACTGCCGGGCAGGAAGGTGCGCGGCGAGGGCGACCAGGCGGGCGGGGACGACTCGGTGAACCGCGCGTACGACGGGCTGGGCGCGACCTTCGAGCTCTTCTTCAAGGCGTACGGCCGGCGCTCGATCGACGACTCCGGGCTGCCGCTGAACGCGAGCGTCCACTACAGCGAGGGCTACAACAACGCCTTCTGGGACGGCGAGCAGATGGTCTTCGGCGACGGGGACGGGGAGGTCTTCCTGGACTTCACCATCCCGGTCGACGTGATGGCCCATGAGCTCACCCACGGCGTCACGCAGTACACCGCCAACCTCGAGTACTTCGGCCAGTCCGGGGCGCTCAACGAGTCGATGTCCGACGTCTTCGGCTCCCTGGTCAAGCAGCATGTGCTCGGCCACAGCGCCGAGGAGGCCGACTGGCTGATCGGCGCGGGGCTGCTGACGGACCGGGTCACCGGGGTGGCCCTGCGCTCGATGAAGGCCCCGGGCACGGCGTACGACGACGATGTGCTGGGCAAGGACCCGCAGCCGGGCACGATGGACGACTACGTCCACACCGCACGTGACAACGGCGGCGTCCACATCAACTCCGGCATCCCCAACCACGCCTTCTACCTGGCCGCCACCGCCCTGGGCGGCAACGCCTGGGAGCGCGCCGGGCAGATCTGGTACGACGTGCTGACCGGCGGCGATCTGGCCTCCGACGCGGAGTTCGCCGACTTCGCCCAGCTCACGGTGGCCGCGGCGCACGCCCGGTACGGCGAGGGCGAGGAGCAGGCGGCGGTGCGGGAGGCATGGGCCGGGGTGGGCATCACCGATCTGCGGGCCCACGTGGGCGCGCGCTAGGGCGCGCCATCGGGTAGTGATGGAGCCATGCGCATCTCCGTCACCCGCACCGGCGGATTCGCCGGAATCGAGCGCCGGGCCGAGCTGGACACCACCGGCCGGCCCGACGCCACCCATCTGGACGCCCTGGCGCACCAGGCCGTCGAGACCGGCCACACCACGGCGCCCCGCGGCGTCCCGGACGGCTTCCAGTACGAGATCACCATCGACGGCCGCACCGTCCACGCCGCGGATCCCCAGCTGAGCGACGCCCAGCGGGAACTGATCCGCGCGGTGCTGAAGGAGGGCGCGTAAGGCCCCACGCGGGTAGGGCCTACGGGGGGCGGGGGCCTACGCGGGCAGGGTCCTACGCCGGCAGGGCCTACGCGGGCAGGGTCCTACGGCCCGGGCTCAGAACCCCAGCTTCCGCAACTGCTTCGGATCACGCTGCCAATCCTTGGCAACCTTCACATGCAGGTCCAGGAAGACCGGCGTCCCCAGCAGCGCCTCGATGTGCTTACGGGACTTGGTGCCCACGTCCTTCAGGCGGCGGCCCTTGGGGCCGATGATGATGCCCTTCTGGCTGGGCCGCTCGATGTAGAGGTTGGCGTGGATGTCCAGGAGCGGCCGGTCCGCGGGGCGGCCCTCGCGGGGCAGCATCTCCTCGACCACCACCGCGATGGAGTGCGGCAGTTCGTCCCGTACGCCCTCCAGCGCGGCCTCCCGGATCAGCTCGGCCACCATGACCTGCTCGGGCTCATCCGTGAGGTCGCCCTCGGCGTAGAGCGTCGGGCCCTCGGGCAGCAGCGGGACCAGCAGATCCGCCAGCAGATCCACCTGCTGGTCACCCACCGCCGACACCGGGACGATCTCGGCCCACTCGATGCCCAGCTCCTTGCCGAGCCGGTCGATGGCGATCAATTGCTGGGCCAGCTGCTGGGGCTCGACCAGGTCGGTCTTGGTGACGATCGCGACCTTGGGGGTCTTCTTGATCCCCGCGAGCTCGGTGGCGATGTAGCGGTCGCCGGGGCCCAGCTTCTGGTCGGCGGGCAGGCAGAACCCGATGACGTCGACCTCGGCCCAGGTGGTGCGCACCACATCGTTGAGCCGCTCGCCGAGCAGGGTGCGCGGCTTGTGCAGACCGGGGGTGTCCACGAGCACCAGCTGGGCGTCGGGGCGGTGCACGATGCCGCGGACGGTGTGACGGGTGGTCTGCGGGCGGTTCGAGGTGATCGCGACCTTCGTCCCCACCAGCGCGTTGGTCAGGGTCGACTTGCCCGCGTTGGGGCGGCCGACGAAGCAGGCGAAGCCCGAGCGGTGCGGGGTCTCCCGCTGCTCGGTCGGGGACGGGGAGGTACCGGCAGTCATGGCCCCCATTCTCCCCGATGCCCCGGCCCGCTCGGACCAGCCTTCCCGGCCTCGTACGGCCGCCGGGGCGGGTGGGCCGGGTCAGGCGTCCAGCGTGGCCCGCAGGGCGCCGTCGGGGCCCGCCAGCAGCACCGGGGTCCCGGCTCCGCCGAGGTCCCGGACGGCCGCGCGGTCCTCCTCCGAGGCGCTCTCCGCGTCGGTCACCACGGCCGCGGCCTCCAGGGACGTGGCACCGCTCGCCACGGCCATGGCGACGGCGGTCTGGAGGGCGCTCAGCTTCAGCGAGTCGAGGGCCACGGTCCCGGCCACATACGTACGCCCCGTCTCGTCACGGACGGCGGCGCCCTCCGGCACGGAGTTGCGGGCCCGCACGGAGCGGGCCAGCGTGATGATCTTGCGGTCTTCGGGGTCCAACTGCGCTGCTTCGCTCATGCGGATGAGCATATGCGGGGCGTTGACCGGCGGTGACGCCGGTGGGCACACGGCGGCCCGCGCCGGGCCGCGGTGCGGCGGCCCGGCGCGGGTGAAGCTCCTTACGGAGGGTTCGGCTCCTTACGGGAGGATCGGCGACGGCTGGAAGGTCAGCGAGGCCGAACCCGACGACGGGCTCAGGCCCGGAGCCCCCGCGAAGGAGGCGGTGTACGTCGAGGCGGTGATCACGGTCGGCGGAACGGTGACATTGCTGAGCGTCGCCGTACCGCTCGCGTTGGTGACCGCACTGCCCAGCGCGATCGGGCCCAGTACGGAGTTGGCGACGAAGGTGAGGCTCTGGCCGGGGATCGGGTTG
This genomic interval from Streptomyces asiaticus contains the following:
- a CDS encoding M4 family metallopeptidase — protein: MDANANPRRTRPARGHRHTAFCTIVPPHVLDKLSRAEDASLAEPARRTLEHDALQRTRRRITTVRGVPAARAAVPSDKPRRTIYDAQHRTSLPGRKVRGEGDQAGGDDSVNRAYDGLGATFELFFKAYGRRSIDDSGLPLNASVHYSEGYNNAFWDGEQMVFGDGDGEVFLDFTIPVDVMAHELTHGVTQYTANLEYFGQSGALNESMSDVFGSLVKQHVLGHSAEEADWLIGAGLLTDRVTGVALRSMKAPGTAYDDDVLGKDPQPGTMDDYVHTARDNGGVHINSGIPNHAFYLAATALGGNAWERAGQIWYDVLTGGDLASDAEFADFAQLTVAAAHARYGEGEEQAAVREAWAGVGITDLRAHVGAR
- a CDS encoding cytidine deaminase; this encodes MSEAAQLDPEDRKIITLARSVRARNSVPEGAAVRDETGRTYVAGTVALDSLKLSALQTAVAMAVASGATSLEAAAVVTDAESASEEDRAAVRDLGGAGTPVLLAGPDGALRATLDA
- the era gene encoding GTPase Era, which encodes MTAGTSPSPTEQRETPHRSGFACFVGRPNAGKSTLTNALVGTKVAITSNRPQTTRHTVRGIVHRPDAQLVLVDTPGLHKPRTLLGERLNDVVRTTWAEVDVIGFCLPADQKLGPGDRYIATELAGIKKTPKVAIVTKTDLVEPQQLAQQLIAIDRLGKELGIEWAEIVPVSAVGDQQVDLLADLLVPLLPEGPTLYAEGDLTDEPEQVMVAELIREAALEGVRDELPHSIAVVVEEMLPREGRPADRPLLDIHANLYIERPSQKGIIIGPKGRRLKDVGTKSRKHIEALLGTPVFLDLHVKVAKDWQRDPKQLRKLGF
- a CDS encoding sensor histidine kinase; amino-acid sequence: MEPVPVPPTTHSATTLPERAADARHPAARAALHRAIASASRALHNGPRPAEAPEEARRRRRVDARIAGAVLVLQVVLVLLNPDRNGHRPDAFGWALLAASATVLIGRRHSPMVVTVLVVFMVGPYHAMGNVHLAVVPAGLLAVYTLAVMGPPLRSFLTVTAVISIMVSVMALSGKPHASLDMLRTSGWVLSVVVIGEAVRIHRKYIAAILERAERAERTREDEAARRVAEERLRIARDLHDLLAHSITLIGVQTSVAAHVLIADPERLDRQAMAKSLDSIADTCRDARAELRATLQVLRGGAGGDAEHADEEDTGPLPGLAGLADLAAAAEAAGVRVDLTVDVEASELSPAVGAAAYRIVQEALTNAVRHAPGTRVRITLVRDEGKLSVAAVDDGPRGEDAPLTAPAETGYGIVGMRERARSVAGTLSAGPREDGPGFAIGAALPWGRGGPPGGRTAAGTGTGAGTGTGPATAAGTATGTGQTAVPPREATA
- a CDS encoding MMPL family transporter, which encodes MQTTSSGIAGDHQQPDAPPPAAAGGKRRRSLPWAVIAGWVLLLLVAVPFAGKLEGAKRDTAVDYLPAGADSTQVARLQERLPGGDTIDLVLVFHRDGGLTDADRKAAGGRVAEVAGRHDLVGGTAPRAVPSKDGTTVMYAMALTGLTDEKERADAVKDVRAELASHPEGLTVQVGGPGALSADSQEVFASTDGTLMFATAGVVALLLIITYRSPLLWLVPLGVVGVAAMAAMAIVYGLVQGFDLIVTSMSSSIMTVLVFGAGTDYALLIVSRYREELRRHRAPYDAMREALRGCGPAVLASSGTVAAGLLCLLAADLNSSSGLGPVGAVGVICALAAMMTLLPAVLVLLGRRVFWPLIPVHGSEPRATRRGFFEAMGSSARRRPDAVLLGGAALLGVLALGVLNLPGNLKQEDTFTDKPESVAATQTLADAYPDSSSQPISVMARTAGADEVLRRARDTEGVARADTGRSGGGWTEIDVFPRGAPQSAEETAALHALRSGLVRVEGADALVGGPSAQQLDLKDTNARDRMLVIPLVLIAVLLILAALLRSLVAPLVLVVAVVAVWGAAMGLGGLFFDPVFGFAGVDPGLPLLSFVFLVALGVDYGIFLMHRMREESLRGADVPDAAVTALRTTGGVIASAGLVLAATFAVLATLPMVMLAEMGFVVAVGVLLDTFLVRTYLVTSASLLLKRWVWWPGALFRRTPASAAPPAQDGPASGSPAGSPAGSRPEPAVRGG
- the leuA gene encoding 2-isopropylmalate synthase, translated to MTHSDTPGHSETSETSETSAISGDAVGRPTPITAATVTQRPSGMPIHKYGPYEAVDIPDRTWPDNRITVAPRWLSTDLRDGNQALIDPMSPARKREMFDLLVRMGYKEIEVGFPSSGQTDFDFVRSIIEEGAIPEDVTISVLTQAREELIERTVESLRGAHKATLHLYNATAPTFRRVVFRGTREQVKQIAVDGTRLVVEYADKILGDDTVFGYQYSPEIFTDTELDFALEVCEGVMDVWQPEEGREIILNLPATVERSTPSTHADRFEWMSRHLSRREHICLSVHPHNDRGTAVAAAELAIMAGADRIEGCLFGQGERTGNVDLVTLGMNLFSQGVDPQIDFSQIDEIRRTAEYCNQMEIHPRHPYAGDLVYTAFSGSHQDAIKKGFEALEASAAEQGKTVDEIEWAVPYLPIDPKDVGRSYEAVIRVNSQSGKGGIAYVLKNDHNLDLPRRMQIEFSRTIQAKTDAEGGEVTPGQIWATFQDEYLPTDDNQWGRISLRSAQTSTTTEGTDALTVEAVVDGAETVLTGTGNGPLAAFFDALGAIDVDVRLLDYSEHTLSEGAASQAAAYIECAIGGQVLWGVGIDANIVRASLKAVVSAVNRARR
- a CDS encoding TerB family tellurite resistance protein: MVHRRARRDRDLCVVGVRTLWRTVGDGEFFCPECGGDRNYRRRTGRRRIVVLGLPVLPRGPVAPIVECAACGSRYGTEVLDHPTTTRFSAMLRDAVHTVALAVLAAGGTEATAVRQVAVGAVRAAGFADCSEEQLLALIEALAADTGRLPGACGERDGLDPCGTALAIELHEALEPLAPHLAPTGREAILLQGARIAVADGPYRPAERAVLETVGRALMICPDDTARLLAATRAAF
- a CDS encoding protealysin inhibitor emfourin, which translates into the protein MRISVTRTGGFAGIERRAELDTTGRPDATHLDALAHQAVETGHTTAPRGVPDGFQYEITIDGRTVHAADPQLSDAQRELIRAVLKEGA